In Candidatus Tanganyikabacteria bacterium, one DNA window encodes the following:
- a CDS encoding Gfo/Idh/MocA family oxidoreductase translates to TTHFDLARRALEAGKHVFVEKPLALTSRDAQELVDLAGERGRTLMVGHLLHYHPAVTALEKLVEAGELGELRHLRCIRFNLGKLRAEENVLWSFAPHDLSLTLRFVGREPESVRAVGHKILGTPREDIVYADLDFGAVKGQVQVSWIDPIKQHQFMLIGTRRMAVFNDILEEGKLRLYDRGFDPVDGTLAIRDNPERWIDLPPAEPMRAELEDFLRCCQAGDEPVASGKDGVRVVRTLERISAAMLAEREVALGR, encoded by the coding sequence TCACCACGCATTTCGACCTGGCCCGCCGGGCCCTGGAGGCAGGCAAGCACGTCTTCGTGGAGAAGCCCTTGGCCCTTACTTCCCGCGATGCCCAGGAGCTGGTGGATCTCGCCGGCGAGCGAGGGCGCACCCTGATGGTGGGCCATCTGCTCCACTATCACCCGGCCGTCACGGCTCTCGAGAAGCTGGTCGAGGCGGGCGAACTCGGCGAACTCCGGCACTTGCGGTGCATCCGGTTCAACCTCGGAAAGTTGCGGGCGGAGGAGAACGTCTTGTGGAGCTTTGCGCCGCATGACCTCTCGCTCACGCTGCGCTTCGTCGGGCGCGAGCCCGAAAGCGTGCGAGCGGTCGGCCACAAGATCCTGGGGACGCCACGCGAGGACATCGTGTATGCCGACCTCGACTTCGGGGCCGTCAAGGGCCAGGTCCAGGTGTCGTGGATCGACCCCATCAAGCAGCACCAGTTCATGCTCATCGGCACCAGGCGAATGGCGGTCTTCAACGACATCCTCGAGGAGGGGAAGCTGCGCCTCTACGATCGGGGGTTCGACCCGGTCGACGGGACCCTCGCCATCCGGGACAACCCGGAGCGCTGGATCGATCTGCCGCCGGCGGAGCCGATGCGGGCCGAACTCGAGGATTTCCTGCGCTGCTGCCAGGCCGGCGACGAGCCGGTCGCAAGCGGGAAGGACGGCGTCCGGGTAGTCCGGACGCTCGAACGGATCAGCGCGGCGATGCTGGCCGAGAGAGAGGTGGCGCTTGGCCGCTGA